Proteins from a genomic interval of Archangium lipolyticum:
- a CDS encoding MDR/zinc-dependent alcohol dehydrogenase-like family protein gives MDARTSGAGGGAAVSNALMQAAVIAGPKGARVERVARPEPGPGTVRVKLEGCGLCGSNLPVWEGREWFKYPMQPGAPGHEGWGVVDAVGSGVTGFKVGDRVATLSSAAYAEYDVVNTDSAVLLPPSLAGKPFPGEPLGCAMNIFRRSDIQPGQTVAIIGIGFLGALLTRLATNAGARVIAITRRPYALELARAYGAAECIPMDDHHKIIDRVKSLTNGAFCERVIEVVGEQWPLDLAGELTRERGKLIVAGYHQDGPRQVNMWLWNWRGLDVINAHERDPKVYVEGIRLAVDEVASGRLDPFPLFTHRFGLDELNQAFEAMRTRPDGFLKAIITL, from the coding sequence ATGGATGCGCGAACGAGCGGCGCCGGAGGCGGCGCGGCGGTGTCGAACGCCCTGATGCAGGCGGCGGTGATCGCGGGACCCAAAGGGGCGCGGGTCGAGCGCGTGGCGCGGCCCGAGCCGGGTCCCGGCACCGTGCGCGTGAAGCTCGAGGGCTGCGGGCTGTGTGGCTCCAACCTCCCCGTCTGGGAGGGCCGCGAGTGGTTCAAGTATCCAATGCAGCCCGGGGCGCCCGGCCACGAGGGTTGGGGCGTGGTGGACGCGGTGGGCAGCGGTGTCACCGGCTTCAAGGTGGGCGATCGCGTGGCCACCCTGTCGTCGGCCGCCTATGCCGAGTACGACGTGGTGAACACGGACTCGGCGGTGCTGCTGCCGCCCTCGCTCGCCGGAAAGCCCTTCCCGGGTGAGCCGCTCGGCTGCGCGATGAACATCTTCCGCCGCAGCGACATCCAGCCCGGGCAGACGGTGGCCATCATCGGCATCGGCTTCCTCGGTGCGCTGCTGACGCGGCTGGCCACCAACGCCGGGGCGCGCGTCATCGCCATCACCCGCCGGCCCTACGCGCTCGAGCTGGCCCGCGCGTACGGCGCCGCCGAGTGCATCCCCATGGATGACCACCACAAGATCATCGATCGCGTGAAGTCGCTCACGAATGGCGCCTTCTGCGAGCGCGTCATCGAGGTGGTCGGCGAGCAGTGGCCGCTCGACCTGGCCGGCGAGCTCACGCGCGAGCGCGGCAAGCTCATCGTCGCGGGCTACCACCAGGATGGGCCGCGCCAGGTGAACATGTGGCTGTGGAACTGGCGCGGGCTGGACGTCATCAACGCCCACGAGCGCGACCCCAAGGTCTACGTGGAGGGCATCCGGCTCGCGGTCGACGAGGTGGCCTCCGGCAGGCTGGATCCCTTCCCGCTCTTCACCCACCGCTTCGGGTTGGACGAGCTCAACCAGGCCTTCGAGGCGATGCGCACGCGTCCCGACGGCTTCCTCAAGGCGATCATCACGCTATGA
- a CDS encoding UDP-glucuronic acid decarboxylase family protein produces MNPISGKRIIVLGGAGFLGSHLCERLLTEGASEVVSIDNFITGDARNHAELRKSPRFVSLHHDITEPFSFDGPVDFVFNMASPASPIDYAQLPIETLRVGSLGTENGLRLAQAKGAVFLQASTSEIYGDPLVHPQREEYWGNVNPIGPRSCYDEAKRYGEAIVAAYRRAHKVRTRVVRIFNTYGPRMRLNDGRVVPAFVGQALRGEDFTVFGDGSQTRSFCYVSDLIDGIVRLAVSDVEEPVNIGNPREMTILQFAEAVRAAMGGGSRITFQPLPKDDPKQRQPDITRARQLLGWEPRVSLEDGLRETIAYFRRLTGQPSREPHTLVDAGPAV; encoded by the coding sequence ATGAATCCAATCAGCGGAAAGCGGATCATCGTCCTGGGCGGAGCGGGGTTCCTGGGCTCCCACCTGTGTGAGCGGTTGCTCACCGAAGGCGCGTCGGAGGTGGTGAGCATCGACAACTTCATCACGGGTGACGCGCGCAACCACGCAGAGCTCCGGAAGAGCCCGCGCTTCGTGTCCCTGCACCACGACATCACCGAGCCGTTCTCCTTCGATGGCCCGGTGGACTTCGTCTTCAACATGGCCTCGCCGGCCTCGCCCATCGACTACGCGCAGCTGCCCATCGAGACGCTGCGGGTGGGCTCCCTCGGCACCGAGAATGGCCTCCGGCTGGCGCAGGCCAAGGGCGCGGTGTTCCTCCAGGCCTCCACGTCGGAGATCTACGGAGACCCGCTGGTGCACCCGCAGCGCGAGGAGTACTGGGGCAACGTGAATCCCATCGGCCCGCGCTCCTGTTACGACGAGGCCAAGCGCTACGGAGAGGCCATCGTGGCGGCGTACCGGCGCGCGCACAAGGTCCGCACCCGCGTCGTCCGCATCTTCAACACCTACGGGCCGCGCATGCGCCTCAATGATGGACGCGTGGTGCCCGCCTTCGTGGGGCAGGCGCTCCGGGGCGAGGACTTCACCGTCTTCGGGGACGGGAGCCAGACGCGCTCGTTCTGCTACGTGTCGGATCTCATCGACGGCATCGTGCGCCTGGCGGTGTCGGACGTGGAGGAGCCCGTCAACATCGGCAACCCGCGCGAGATGACCATCCTCCAGTTCGCCGAGGCGGTGCGCGCGGCCATGGGCGGAGGCAGCCGCATCACCTTCCAACCCCTGCCCAAGGACGACCCCAAGCAGCGCCAGCCCGACATCACCCGGGCACGCCAGCTGCTCGGCTGGGAGCCCCGGGTGTCACTCGAGGACGGTCTCCGGGAGACCATCGCGTACTTCCGCCGGCTGACCGGGCAGCCCTCGCGCGAGCCCCACACGCTCGTGGACGCGGGCCCGGCCGTCTGA
- a CDS encoding cellulase family glycosylhydrolase, with translation MSFRSLAPLVLLALVACAGPRTSSASRSALPEVERLYRFEVSFVLPEHTRHPDDVTIEARFTAPSGKEVSVGGFAVAGGGFRVRFTPRETGEYRYVVRADGGSGPREVSAGGFRVRPGQGRGFVHRSSASSHQLAWEDGKVFLPLGENRFNVYDPSWNYNQLPAPEYVAYMASNGMNTLRIFIFTDCEREEPKPGPQPGCLETQAGRFDPEVAAQYDAILEAAERHGIYVILTLFAVGFTPGETWKSWEDNPHSTARGGAASTPQEFFERPELAERKLRYVLDRYGYSPNLLAIDLLNEPEWDGKNGEETWMAWAEELAARWHAADPYGHLVTVGSVGLHWNEDGDERPWYASRQNDLLQWHLYGKEYYEVHALAAEFSRKVAESWGYDKPILCGEFGYGGDDPKTFDHTHVGIWSATFSGAGVLAHSAPPFTPDSDVLMTPERGRHFRVLSDFLSRLSLAPALSPQPAPPAMPEGTRAWVLGRSGHWALWVMGAKKGYGSPVEGATVRMAVPSGKYRVTWWNDVTGEQLHSEELTAQQEGLLLRLPSFVRHVAGVLEALP, from the coding sequence ATGTCCTTTCGTTCACTGGCGCCGCTCGTGCTCCTGGCCCTGGTGGCCTGTGCCGGGCCACGAACGTCCTCCGCCTCTCGAAGCGCGCTCCCCGAGGTGGAGCGTCTCTACCGCTTCGAGGTGTCCTTCGTCCTGCCGGAGCACACCCGGCACCCGGACGATGTGACCATCGAGGCCCGCTTCACCGCTCCCTCCGGGAAGGAGGTGAGCGTGGGAGGCTTCGCCGTTGCCGGGGGAGGCTTCCGCGTGCGCTTCACGCCGCGAGAGACGGGAGAGTACCGGTACGTCGTCCGTGCCGATGGGGGCTCGGGCCCGCGCGAGGTGTCCGCCGGTGGCTTCCGGGTGCGGCCGGGCCAGGGACGGGGCTTCGTGCACCGGAGCAGCGCCTCCTCGCACCAGCTCGCGTGGGAGGACGGGAAGGTCTTTCTTCCGCTCGGGGAGAACCGCTTCAACGTCTACGACCCGTCGTGGAACTACAACCAGCTCCCGGCGCCCGAGTACGTGGCCTACATGGCCAGCAACGGAATGAACACCCTGCGCATCTTCATCTTCACCGACTGCGAGCGGGAGGAGCCGAAGCCAGGGCCGCAGCCCGGGTGCCTCGAGACGCAGGCGGGGCGCTTCGACCCCGAGGTGGCGGCGCAGTACGACGCCATCCTGGAGGCCGCCGAGCGGCACGGCATCTACGTCATCCTCACGCTCTTCGCGGTGGGCTTCACGCCGGGCGAGACGTGGAAGAGCTGGGAGGACAACCCGCACAGCACCGCGCGGGGCGGCGCCGCCAGCACGCCCCAGGAGTTCTTCGAGCGGCCGGAGCTGGCCGAGCGCAAGCTGCGCTATGTGCTCGACCGGTACGGCTACTCGCCGAACCTGCTCGCCATCGACCTGCTCAACGAACCGGAGTGGGACGGCAAGAACGGCGAGGAGACGTGGATGGCCTGGGCCGAGGAGCTGGCGGCGAGGTGGCATGCCGCGGATCCGTACGGCCACCTCGTCACGGTGGGCTCGGTGGGGCTGCACTGGAACGAGGACGGCGACGAGCGCCCCTGGTACGCGAGCCGCCAGAACGACCTGCTGCAGTGGCACCTCTACGGCAAGGAGTACTACGAGGTGCACGCGCTGGCGGCTGAGTTCTCGCGCAAGGTGGCCGAGAGCTGGGGCTACGACAAGCCCATCCTCTGCGGCGAGTTCGGCTACGGCGGCGATGACCCCAAGACGTTCGACCACACGCACGTGGGCATCTGGAGCGCGACCTTCTCGGGTGCGGGCGTGCTGGCGCACAGTGCGCCGCCGTTCACCCCCGACTCGGACGTGCTGATGACGCCCGAGCGGGGCCGCCACTTCCGGGTGCTGTCGGACTTCCTGTCGAGGCTGTCACTGGCGCCGGCGCTCTCTCCCCAGCCCGCTCCGCCCGCGATGCCCGAGGGCACCCGGGCCTGGGTGCTCGGACGCTCCGGCCATTGGGCGCTCTGGGTGATGGGCGCGAAGAAGGGCTACGGCTCTCCGGTGGAGGGCGCCACGGTGCGGATGGCCGTTCCCTCCGGGAAGTACCGCGTCACCTGGTGGAACGACGTGACGGGCGAGCAGCTCCACTCGGAGGAGCTGACGGCGCAGCAGGAGGGGCTCCTGCTGCGGCTGCCTTCCTTCGTGAGGCACGTGGCCGGAGTGCTGGAGGCCCTGCCCTGA
- a CDS encoding glycoside hydrolase 5 family protein encodes MIEAVKLWNEPNNMSHWDFGIDKDWSIFSRMVRLAGEAVRSENPKLTRVLGGISPIDPAFVRRMSDQGALEEVDVVAVHGFPLDWNHWQIHEWPDRIAEIRAASRHPVWVTEVGVSTFGAEEVQEFGLRRTAELLLGKVDRVHWYSLYDLPKAWPATTRHREAEGSSYYRHFYMGLLKEDGTPKRAMRHFADYTPEMGICQWFHFEDHRLESAVAWLKKLGVKKLRTGLSWADSHRPNYEAWFDRQMSLLEDFDVTLTYCFTPGSCGINDHHTSPPRNIEEFADFCARMTRRYAK; translated from the coding sequence ATGATTGAAGCGGTGAAGCTGTGGAACGAGCCCAACAACATGTCCCACTGGGACTTTGGGATCGACAAGGACTGGAGCATCTTCTCGCGCATGGTGCGCCTGGCCGGTGAGGCGGTGCGCTCGGAGAACCCAAAGCTCACGCGCGTGCTGGGTGGCATCTCGCCCATCGACCCCGCCTTCGTGCGCCGGATGAGCGATCAGGGCGCGCTGGAAGAGGTGGACGTCGTGGCGGTGCACGGCTTCCCGCTCGACTGGAACCACTGGCAGATCCACGAGTGGCCGGATCGTATCGCGGAGATCCGCGCCGCCTCCCGCCACCCGGTCTGGGTCACCGAGGTGGGCGTCTCCACCTTCGGCGCCGAGGAGGTGCAGGAGTTCGGCCTGCGGCGCACCGCGGAGCTGCTGCTGGGCAAGGTGGACCGCGTCCACTGGTACAGCCTCTATGACCTGCCGAAGGCGTGGCCGGCGACCACGCGCCACCGCGAGGCGGAGGGCTCGTCGTACTACCGGCACTTCTACATGGGCCTGCTCAAGGAGGACGGTACGCCCAAGCGCGCGATGCGCCACTTCGCCGACTACACGCCGGAGATGGGCATCTGCCAGTGGTTCCACTTCGAGGACCACCGGCTGGAGTCCGCGGTGGCGTGGCTCAAGAAGCTGGGCGTGAAGAAGCTGCGCACGGGCCTGAGCTGGGCGGACAGCCACCGGCCCAACTACGAGGCCTGGTTCGACCGGCAGATGAGCCTGCTCGAGGACTTCGACGTGACGCTGACGTACTGCTTCACTCCGGGCTCGTGCGGCATCAACGACCACCACACGAGCCCGCCCCGGAACATCGAGGAGTTCGCCGACTTCTGCGCGCGCATGACGCGCCGCTACGCGAAGTAG
- a CDS encoding TIGR04290 family methyltransferase, with product MAPAEMTTEQIEQRVRSLGEWFHNLDLKGVKTAPRHFLGNFPSVFWKTFQHAIPQDLKGKSVLDIGCNGGFYSIEMKRRGAARVVGIDHDERYLAQARFATQVVGADVELRKMDVYEVGALNEKFDVVLFMGVLYHLRHPLLALDLLYEHVVKDLLIFQTLERGSDEVGQLEPDYPITERDIFDRPDYPKMHFIEQEYAGDWTNWWAPNRACTEAMLRSAGFEILERPAREVYVCRRGRRAGKWGAAYPSRSVETTVAHPETIQ from the coding sequence ATGGCTCCAGCGGAGATGACGACCGAGCAGATCGAGCAGCGGGTGCGCTCGTTGGGTGAGTGGTTCCACAACCTGGACCTGAAGGGTGTGAAGACGGCGCCCCGGCACTTCCTGGGCAACTTCCCCAGCGTCTTCTGGAAGACCTTCCAGCACGCCATTCCCCAGGACCTGAAGGGCAAGTCGGTGCTGGATATCGGCTGCAACGGGGGCTTCTACAGCATCGAGATGAAGCGCCGCGGCGCGGCCCGGGTGGTGGGCATCGACCACGATGAGCGCTACCTGGCCCAGGCCCGCTTCGCCACCCAGGTGGTGGGGGCGGACGTGGAGCTGCGCAAGATGGACGTCTACGAGGTGGGCGCGCTGAACGAGAAGTTCGACGTCGTCCTCTTCATGGGCGTGCTCTACCACCTGCGCCACCCGCTGCTGGCGTTGGATCTGCTCTATGAGCACGTCGTGAAGGACCTGCTCATCTTCCAGACGCTGGAGCGTGGCAGTGACGAGGTGGGCCAGTTGGAGCCGGACTACCCCATCACCGAGCGCGACATCTTCGACCGGCCGGACTACCCGAAGATGCACTTCATCGAGCAGGAGTACGCGGGGGACTGGACCAACTGGTGGGCGCCCAACCGGGCGTGCACCGAGGCGATGCTGCGCTCGGCGGGGTTCGAAATCCTCGAGCGGCCCGCGCGCGAGGTCTACGTCTGCCGACGCGGAAGGCGTGCAGGAAAATGGGGCGCGGCCTACCCGAGCCGCTCCGTCGAGACCACCGTTGCCCACCCGGAGACCATTCAATGA
- a CDS encoding inositol-3-phosphate synthase, with the protein MKRPDTIRPPRGKLAVLLPGMGAVSSTFIAGVLLARKALGLPVGSLTQMGSMRVGERQVRLNQYLPLAQLDQLVFGGWDIFSDSVYDAAVHAKVLETSQLEPVRAELEAIRPMKGVFYPQYVKRLHGTHVKEGATKADMVEQVRADIRSFLRANGCSRAVAVWCGSTETYVAPDQVHGSRQSFEAGLLKNDPAITNSQIYAWACLQEGVPFANGSPNLAVDFPAAAELARHHEVALAGKDFKTGQTLMKTVIAPALKARMLGVRGWFSTNILGNRDGEVLDDPESFRSKEITKRGVLDDLLDSDTHPELYGDLFHKVRIEYYPPRGDAKEGWDNIDLFGWMGYPMQIKIDFLCRDSILAAPIVLDLALLLDLAQRGGRIGTQDWLSFYFKSPMTDPGRSPEHDLFVQSMKLKNTLRSLMGEEPTCPPGAEGYD; encoded by the coding sequence ATGAAACGACCAGACACGATCCGCCCGCCAAGAGGGAAGCTCGCGGTCCTGCTGCCCGGCATGGGCGCGGTCTCCAGCACGTTCATCGCGGGCGTGCTCCTGGCTCGCAAGGCCCTGGGGCTGCCGGTGGGCTCGCTCACCCAGATGGGCAGCATGCGCGTGGGGGAAAGGCAGGTCCGCCTGAACCAATACCTGCCCCTGGCCCAGCTCGACCAGCTCGTCTTCGGCGGCTGGGACATCTTCTCGGACAGCGTCTACGACGCCGCCGTTCACGCCAAGGTGCTCGAAACCTCCCAGCTCGAGCCCGTGCGCGCGGAGCTGGAGGCCATCCGCCCGATGAAGGGCGTCTTCTATCCGCAGTACGTCAAGCGCCTGCACGGCACGCACGTGAAGGAAGGCGCCACCAAGGCCGATATGGTCGAGCAGGTGCGCGCGGACATCCGCTCCTTCCTGCGCGCCAACGGGTGCTCGCGCGCCGTGGCCGTCTGGTGCGGCTCCACCGAGACCTACGTCGCGCCCGACCAGGTGCATGGCTCGCGGCAGTCCTTCGAGGCCGGCCTGCTGAAGAACGACCCGGCCATCACCAACTCGCAGATCTACGCCTGGGCGTGTCTCCAGGAGGGCGTGCCCTTCGCCAATGGCTCGCCCAACCTGGCGGTGGACTTCCCCGCCGCCGCCGAGCTCGCGCGTCACCACGAGGTTGCTCTCGCCGGCAAGGACTTCAAGACGGGCCAGACGCTGATGAAGACCGTCATCGCGCCCGCCCTGAAGGCCCGCATGCTCGGCGTGCGCGGCTGGTTCTCCACCAACATCCTCGGCAACCGCGATGGCGAGGTGCTCGACGACCCGGAGTCCTTCCGCTCCAAGGAGATCACCAAGCGCGGCGTGCTCGATGACCTCCTCGATTCGGACACCCATCCGGAGCTCTACGGAGACCTCTTCCACAAGGTCCGCATCGAGTACTACCCGCCTCGCGGCGACGCCAAGGAGGGCTGGGACAACATCGATCTCTTCGGCTGGATGGGTTACCCCATGCAGATCAAGATCGACTTCCTGTGCCGCGACTCCATCCTCGCGGCCCCCATCGTGCTGGATCTCGCGTTGCTGCTCGATCTCGCCCAGCGCGGCGGCCGCATCGGCACCCAGGACTGGCTCAGCTTCTACTTCAAGAGCCCCATGACCGACCCGGGCCGCTCTCCCGAGCACGACCTGTTCGTGCAGAGCATGAAGCTCAAGAACACCCTGCGCTCGCTCATGGGCGAAGAGCCCACCTGCCCTCCCGGCGCTGAGGGCTACGACTGA
- a CDS encoding DUF1622 domain-containing protein encodes MAFAEWVSVSALLFEGAGVAAMVVGTVFSAVSVLLRLRREPGASLFRHFREKVGRSILLGLELLVAADIIRTVSEEPTLQGVIVLGLIVLIRTFLSFTLAVELEGHWPWKSAELKLKGLRQEPPVSEQRHLDH; translated from the coding sequence ATGGCCTTCGCGGAATGGGTGTCGGTGTCCGCGCTCCTCTTCGAGGGCGCTGGCGTGGCCGCCATGGTGGTGGGCACCGTCTTCTCGGCGGTCTCCGTGCTGCTGCGCCTCCGCCGGGAGCCCGGTGCGAGCCTCTTCCGCCATTTCCGCGAGAAGGTCGGCCGCTCCATCCTGCTCGGGCTGGAGCTGCTCGTCGCCGCCGACATCATCCGCACCGTCAGCGAGGAGCCCACGCTTCAGGGCGTGATCGTGCTCGGGCTCATCGTGCTCATCCGCACCTTCCTGAGCTTCACCCTCGCCGTGGAGCTGGAGGGGCATTGGCCCTGGAAGAGCGCGGAGCTGAAGCTGAAGGGGTTGCGGCAGGAGCCGCCCGTTTCCGAGCAGCGGCACCTGGACCACTGA
- a CDS encoding 2-ketoarginine methyltransferase: MDTFSSTEVRLIEALQPIRAFVVAAAIHHVFESGIYDALTKGEQDEGELFKRLELEPARASALLQFMRNEGYLGGANGRVHMLDKMRGLAEFRGWYTMLIGGYGQTFLELGDKLKVGSGSASRRADLVGIGSCAISHYDAIPLTRRLMSQIPGGVKRVLDLGCGNALYLVEFCKLFPEIQAWGVEPDRKGYEAAVALVEREHLQSRIQLTCSGAVEFFRTPLSFSPDLTVLGFVLHEILGQEGEAGVVGFLKQLTERFPDIHLVVIEVDQKMDEPRAMRHGLSLAYYNPYYLFHPFTRQRLETRAFWLKLFQEAGLAVVAEDTVTPDVDSTGLEIGFLLRRADRVARHG, translated from the coding sequence ATGGATACCTTTTCGTCGACCGAGGTCCGCCTCATCGAGGCGCTTCAGCCCATTCGTGCGTTCGTGGTGGCGGCGGCCATCCACCACGTCTTCGAGAGTGGCATCTATGACGCGCTCACCAAGGGTGAGCAGGACGAGGGCGAGCTGTTCAAGCGGCTCGAGCTCGAGCCCGCGCGCGCCTCCGCGCTCCTGCAGTTCATGCGCAACGAGGGCTACCTGGGTGGGGCCAACGGGCGCGTGCACATGCTCGACAAGATGCGCGGCCTCGCGGAGTTCCGCGGCTGGTACACCATGCTCATCGGTGGGTATGGACAGACGTTCCTCGAGCTCGGTGACAAGCTGAAGGTCGGGAGCGGGAGCGCCTCGCGGCGTGCGGACCTGGTTGGAATTGGCAGCTGCGCCATCAGCCACTACGACGCCATCCCTCTCACCCGCCGGCTGATGTCCCAGATTCCGGGCGGCGTGAAGCGCGTGCTGGACCTCGGCTGTGGCAACGCCTTGTACCTCGTGGAGTTCTGCAAGCTGTTCCCCGAAATCCAGGCGTGGGGCGTGGAGCCGGACCGCAAGGGTTATGAGGCGGCCGTGGCGCTGGTCGAGCGCGAGCACCTCCAGAGCCGGATTCAGCTGACGTGCAGCGGCGCGGTGGAGTTCTTCCGCACGCCGCTGTCGTTCTCGCCGGACCTGACGGTGCTCGGCTTCGTGCTCCATGAGATCCTGGGCCAGGAGGGCGAGGCGGGCGTCGTGGGCTTCCTCAAGCAGCTCACGGAGCGCTTCCCGGACATCCACCTGGTGGTCATCGAGGTGGACCAGAAGATGGACGAGCCGCGCGCCATGCGCCACGGGCTCTCGCTCGCGTACTACAACCCCTACTACCTCTTCCATCCCTTCACGCGGCAGCGGCTGGAGACGCGGGCTTTCTGGCTGAAGCTGTTCCAGGAGGCCGGGCTGGCCGTGGTCGCGGAAGACACCGTGACGCCCGATGTGGACTCCACGGGGCTGGAGATCGGCTTCCTGCTGCGGCGCGCGGATCGGGTGGCGCGTCACGGCTGA
- a CDS encoding beta-methylarginine biosynthesis bifunctional aminotransferase gives MARNLTAQRSIVDADSPFTFLQQRLRYVDACPDRTFINVAENVPCWPSPFPDGVLHAEDTLAYGPCEGSAFLLRAIEARERAVNKISPNPEEILVSNGALHGLSLVIRALAQPGSVALVQAPVYICIPQMLRAAGFRVRYFSAAAGLGELESLLGEDTRLIYVNSPNNPTGQVLSSAQMARLAELAASRGAKLLADVVYDSFAKPGVDRGSPLANREAWPHVYTVNSMSKNYGSPGLRVGWVLSSAENVRMLSALLERECVCVSGPSQRLAASILEHGNAALVDHVESGRRLLSEALRQVPGVVCEPGVGGTQLFASLPVEDIEAYGDTVLRELGLLLATCSQYEGVSGPFIRLPLGAPRDTLSRALKLLAESLAIYGHASPRI, from the coding sequence ATGGCCCGCAATCTCACAGCGCAGCGTAGCATCGTCGACGCGGACAGCCCTTTCACCTTCCTGCAGCAACGGCTGCGTTACGTGGATGCGTGCCCAGACCGGACCTTCATCAACGTCGCGGAGAACGTGCCGTGCTGGCCGAGCCCGTTTCCCGACGGGGTGCTGCACGCCGAGGACACGCTGGCGTATGGCCCTTGTGAAGGCTCGGCCTTCCTCCTGCGGGCGATCGAGGCCCGCGAGCGAGCGGTCAACAAGATTTCTCCCAACCCCGAGGAGATCCTCGTCTCGAATGGGGCGCTGCACGGCCTCTCCCTGGTCATCCGTGCGCTGGCGCAGCCGGGGAGCGTGGCGTTGGTGCAGGCTCCCGTCTACATCTGCATTCCCCAGATGCTGCGCGCGGCGGGGTTCCGCGTCCGCTACTTCTCCGCGGCGGCGGGGCTCGGGGAGCTCGAGAGCCTGCTCGGCGAGGACACGCGGCTCATCTATGTGAACAGCCCCAACAACCCCACGGGGCAGGTGCTGTCGTCCGCCCAGATGGCGCGGCTCGCGGAGCTCGCCGCCTCGCGCGGCGCGAAGCTGCTCGCGGACGTGGTCTACGACAGCTTCGCGAAGCCGGGGGTGGACCGTGGGTCGCCGCTGGCGAATCGCGAGGCCTGGCCGCACGTGTACACCGTCAACAGCATGTCCAAGAACTACGGCTCGCCGGGTCTTCGGGTGGGCTGGGTCCTGTCGAGCGCGGAGAACGTGCGCATGCTGTCGGCGCTGCTCGAGCGCGAGTGCGTGTGCGTGTCGGGCCCGTCCCAGCGGCTCGCGGCGTCCATCCTCGAGCATGGCAACGCGGCGCTCGTGGACCACGTGGAGAGTGGCAGGCGCCTCCTGTCGGAGGCGTTGCGACAGGTGCCCGGTGTCGTGTGCGAGCCCGGCGTGGGGGGCACGCAGCTGTTCGCGTCCCTGCCCGTGGAGGACATCGAGGCCTACGGCGACACCGTCCTGCGCGAGCTCGGGCTCCTGCTCGCGACGTGCAGCCAGTACGAGGGCGTGAGCGGCCCCTTCATCCGGCTGCCGCTCGGTGCCCCGAGGGACACGCTCTCGCGCGCCCTCAAGTTGCTCGCCGAATCGCTCGCCATCTACGGACACGCATCTCCGAGGATCTGA